AAGCCCTTGTCGGAGGCGATGACCGCGACATAGCGCCGGACCAGGGTCATCAGCTGCGAGCCCCAGCTCTGCGGCTTGGGCGGCCGCAGCGCCTGCGGTACGGGTACGGGGCCGGTCTGCGGGGCCACGGCGTCGATCTCCGCCGCGTACATCTGGTAGTGCTGCGAGCCCTTCCAGCGGCCCGCCCAGTCGTAGTCGCGGTAGTTCTCGAAGGCGGAGAAGACATCGGCCCAGCTGTCGTAACCGAAGAAGTTCAGCGCCTCCTCGGGCGGGCCGAAGTAGGCGACCGCGCCGCCCGGGGCCATCACCAGGAGCTTGTCGCACAGCGCCAGCTCGGCCACCGAGTGGGTGACGACGAGGACCGTGCGGCCGTCGTCGGCGAGGCCGCGCAGCAGCTGCATGACGTCCCGGTCCATGCCCGGGTCGAGGCCGGAGGTGGGCTCGTCCAGGAAGATCAGCGACGGCTTGGTGAGCAGCTCCAGGGCGACCGAGACGCGCTTGCGCTGGCCGCCGGAGAGCGAGGTGACCTTCTTGTCCTTGTGGATGTCGAGCTTCAGCTCGCGCAGCACCTCGTCGATGCGGGCGTCGCGCTCCCGCGCCGTGGTGTCGGCGGGGAAGCGCAGCTTGGCCGCGTACTTCAGGGCCTTCTTCACGGTCAGCTCGCGGTGCAGGATGTCGTCCTGCGGCACCAGGCCGATGCGCTGGCGCAGCTCGGCGAACTGCTTGTACAGGTTCCGGTTGTCGTACAGCACCTCGCCCTGGTTGGCGGGCCGGTAGCCGGTGAGCGCCTTGAGCAGGGTGGACTTGCCGGAGCCGGACGGGCCGATCACGGCGATCAGCGACTTCTCGGGGACGCCGAAGGACACGTCCTTGAGGATCTGCTTGCCGCCGTCGACCGTGACGGTCAGGTGGCGGGCCGAGAAGGAGACCTCACCGGTGTCGACGAACTCCTCCAGCCGGTCGCCGACGATCCGGAAGGTGGAGTGGCCGACGCCGACGATGTCGGCCGGGCCCAGCTGTACGGAGCCGCCCTTGGGGATCGGCTGGCCGTTGACATAGGTGCCGTTGTGCGAGCCGAGGTCGCGGATCTCGAAGCGGCCGTCGGGCGTGGCGTGGAACTCGGCGTGGTGCCGGGAGACCTGGAGGTCGGAGACGACCAGGTCGTTCTCCAGGGCACGGCCGATGCGCATCACGCGGCCGAGCGCGAACTGGTGGAACGTGGTCGGGCTGCGGTCGCCGTAGACCGGCGGCGCCCCCGCGTCACCACCGGGCGTCTGCTGCGCGTACTGCCCGGCGGGCCCGGCCTGCTGCCAGCCCGCGTGCGGGGCCTGGTGGGGCGCGCCCTGCTGGGGCATGGCCTGCTGGGGCATGGCCTGCTGGTGGGCGGGGGCCTGCTGGGGCACGGCCTGGTGGGCGGGCGCCTGGTGGGCGGGGGCCTGCTGGGGCATGGCCTGCTGGGACCAGTCGGGGGCGGCGGGGCTCTGGGGCGCGTACGGTGCCGCCGCCTGCGCCTGCGGCTGTGCGTACGGTTGCGGCCGCGGCTCCTGAGCCGGGCCGCCGACCGGTACGGCGGTCGCCGAGAGGTTCACCCGCGGGCCGTCGGTGGCGTTGCCGAGGTGCAGCGACGAGCCGGGGGCTATCTCCGTGTACCGGACGCGCTGACCGTGCACGTACGTGCCGTTGGTGCTGCCGTGGTCCTCGATGACCCAGGTGTGGCCGTTGAAGCTGACCGTGGCGTGCCGCCAGGAGACCCTGGCGTCGTCGAAGACGATGTCACCCTGCGGATCACGGCCGAGGGTGTAAGGCCTGGACGGGTCGAGCGTCCAGGTCCGTCCGTTTGATTCCAGTACGAGTTCCGGCACTCCATGCCCCACTGAGTTGTCCCCCGAATTGCCCCCGTGGCGGGGAGTCTAGGGATGTCGAACATCGTGGGGAACTATTCCAGGCGCGGCCCCCTGACCGAAACCCGGGCCTTGCCAAGCGGTCCCGGGCGCCGTCTACTTCGCCCTGGTGACGGGGGGGTGAAACCGGGCCGGACGGTGGCAATCGCCGCGAGGGGGCGGACGGGGCCGCCGGTGTCGCGGAGATACGTCGGGAGCCCGCGCCGAGCGGGACCGCCCGGGCGGGATGAGCGGGCTCGCCGAAGAGCACCGAGACCCGCACGGCCGTCGGGATCACGCCACCGGGCGCGCCGGGCCGGCGCCCTGTGCCGGGAGGGCCCGTGGCGGTGCGGGTGGGAACGGGCCGCGGATCGCCGTTCGCCGGCCGGCGTGGCACGCTCGGGGTGGGGCGAGGCGGTGTCCTGGTCCCCCGCCTCGCCGGTCGGCCGGCCGGCCGCAAGGTCTGCGACACCGGGGCGTCGGCCATTGTTCCGTGTCCGTCAGGCGGACCTCGGCGGCGGGAGGCACTGGGTGCCGGATACGGTGGTGACACCATGAGCGCTTCGCAGACCTCCGCTTCGCAGACCTCCGAGGTCCCCACCCTCCTTGTCAAGATCTTCGGCAAGGACCAGCCGGGCATCACGGCGGGTCTCTTCGACACCCTCGCCGCCTACCTCGTCGACGTCGTCGACATCGAGCAGGTCGTCACCCGGGGCCGGCTGGTGCTGTGCGTCCTGGTGACCCAGCCGCCGGCCGGTCTGGAGGGCGACCTGCGGGCCACCGTGCACAGCTGGGCCGAGTCGATGAAGATGCAGGCCGAGATCATCTCCGGACACGGCGACAACCGTCCGCGCGGCCTCGGGCGCTCCCTGGTGACCGTGCTGGGCCACCCGCTCACCGCCGAGTCCACGGCCGCGATCGCCGGCCGGATCGCGAAGGCCGGCGGCAACATCGACCGTATCTTCCGGCTCGCCAAGTACCCCGTGACGGCGGTGGAGTTCGCCGTCTCCGGCGTGGAGACCGAGCCGCTGCGCACCGCCCTGGCCTCCGACGCCGCGGCACTGGGTGTCGACATCGCCGTGGTCTCGGCGGGCCTGCACCGGCGCGCCCAGCGGCTGGTGGTCATGGACGTGGACTCGACCCTGATCCAGGACGAGGTCATCGAGCTGTTCGCCGCGCACGCCGGCTGCGAGGACGAGGTCGCCGAGGTGACGGCCGCGGCGATGCGCGGGGAGCTGGACTTCGAGCAGTCGCTGCACGCGCGCGTGGCGCTGCTGAAGGGGCTGGACGCGTCGGTGGTGGAGAAGGTGCGCGGGCAGGTCCGGCTGACGCCGGGCGCGCGCACCCTGATCCGCACCCTGAAGCGGCTCGGCTACCAGGTGGGGGTCGTCTCCGGCGGCTTCACCCAGGTCACCGACGATCTCAAGGAGCGGCTGGGCCTGGACTTCGCGCAGGCCAACACGCTGGAGATCATCGACGGCAAGCTGACCGGCCGGGTCGTCGGCGAGATCGTGGACCGGGCCGGCAAGGCGCGGCTGCTGCGCCGGTTCGCCGCGGAGGCCGGGGTGCCGCTGTCGCAGACGGTGGCGATCGGTGACGGCGCGAACGACCTGGACATGCTGAACGCGGCGGGGCTGGGCGTGGCCTTCAACGCCAAGCCGGTGGTACGGGAGGCGGCGCACACGGCGGTGAACTTCCCCTTCCTGGACACGGTCCTCTACCTCCTCGGCATCACCCGGGAAGAGGTCGAGGCGGCGGACACGCACGACGAGGGCTGAGGCGGGCGGGACCGGGCCGGGCGAGGCCGGGCGAGGCCGGGCCGGGAAGTGCCGGTCCGGATGGTGCCGGGCTGGGCGGTACCGAGCCGGGTGGTGCGGGGCCGCGCCGGTCTGCGGGCGGCCGTCGGCGATCCGTCCACCGAGGGGCGACCACCGGCGGATCGGCCACCGGTGGGATCGCCATCGGTGGAGTCGGTCGCGGGGATGCGGCCACCCTGGTCGCGCCGGCGGGAGGACCCGGCACCCCGCCCGGGTTCCGGGCCCTCCCGTCTACGGCGTGCCGGGGCGGCGGTGGGTCACTCGGAGGGGGCCCAGTAGTCCGTGAGCGTGGCCACGCCGGGCTCGACGCCCTTCCAGTGGCCGTCGTAGGAGAGCAGGGCGAAGCCGGCGGCGGGGAAGCCACGGCGGTTCATCCTGGCGCGCGCGTCACCCTCGGCCGAACCGGCCAGGATGTCGGCCAGGCCGTGCACGCCCGGGTTGTGGCCGATGAGGATCACGTTCCGCACCTCGTCGGGCAGCTCGTTCAGCACGGCGATCAGCTCGCCCGGCGATGCCTCGTAGATCCGCTCCTCGTAGACGGTCTTCGGCCGGTGCGGCAGTTCCTGGACGGCGAGCTTCCAGGTCTCGCGAGTGCGGATCGCGGTGGAGCACAGGGCCAGGTCGAAGGTGATGCCGGTATCGGCCAGCTTGCGTCCGGCGACAGGGGCGTCCATGCGGCCTCGCTCGGCGAGTGGGCGCTCGTGGTCGGGAACCTGGGGCCAGTCGGCTTTCGCATGCCGGAAGAGGACGATCCTGCGGGGTTCTGCGACGCTCATGAGATCCAGCTTCGCATGAAACGGGCCACCCGGCGCAGGGAGTTGACATGCGGGTTCACCGCGCGAGGGGTCTTGCCGTCAGCGCGCGACGAGCTGCTGGACGCGTTCCAGCAACCGTGCGAGCGCCTGGTCGCCGCCGGCCGCCTGGGCGTCCGACGGGTTGAGTATCAGCGCGAGCAGCGCGAGGAAGGCGAGGACGGGCAGGGCGAGCGCCCACCAGGGCAGTCGGGTGCCGGCGCCGCCCGTGGTAGCCGGGTGGGGCCGGGAGTGGGTGCGGGCCGGCATGGTCGCCTCCGTGAGTGGGTCTTCGAGGGTGCCGTGACCGCCTCGCGGGGTCACATCTCGAAGCTACGGAATCCAGGGCCGCCAACCCATCCGGATTCCCACCCAGTTGACCCTGACCCTGGCCCCCTAGGGGAGGGTGGGGCCAGCACCACCCTCCGCCCGGATGAAGCCGACATAACCCGCAGAATCGATAGGACCAGATAGAACCGACAAGTCCGGACAGAGCCGACAGGCCCTCCGCCCCCGGAGGAACCGTAAGCCGGAAGGCCGGGGCAACCGGACCCGTCAGGCGGTCCCGTCGGGCCAGGCGATCCTCTCGGACCACCGGACACCCCGCCGGTGCCAGGCGATCCTCCCGAATCGCCAGGTGCCCCGCCGGAGGCAGGTGATTCCCGGAATCACGGGACGCCCCCGCCGCACCCAGGCAGTCCGGCAGGACCACGTGGTCACGGCAGGTCGGGCGTCCTCCCCGGCGTCACGGGGACGCGATGATCGCCACCACGGCGATGATCACGAAGATGGCGAGGAACGAGCCGAAGACGAGCAGCATCTTCTTCTGGCCGTTCTGCGGGTTCGGGTCGAGCACAGGCTGCATGCGTCCAGTCTCGCACCCCGTCTCCCCCGGGACGGCGCCGGGGGCACCCCCGGTCGGGTCAGTTCGTCGCCTCGTCCTCGACCGTGCGGTCGCGGCCGGCGATGAAGCCCACCACCATCTGCGGCACCATCAGCGCCGCCATCAGGGCGATCGGCAGTCCCCAGCCGCCGCTCTGCTGGTAGAGCACGCCGACCAGCAGCGGGCCGGGGATGGAGATCAGGTAGCCCGTGCTCTGGGCGAACGCGGACAGCTGGGCCACGCCCGGTCCGCTGCGGGCGCGCATGCCGACCATGGTCAGGGCGAGCGGGAAGGCGCAGTTGGAGACGCCGAGCAGCAGGGCCCAGGCCCAGGCGCCGCCGGACGGCGCGAGGTACAGGCCGGCGTATCCGGCGAGCCCGCAGACACCCAGCACCAGGACGATCGGCCCCTGGTGGGGCAGGCGCGTGGCGACCCTGGGAATGATGAAGGCCAGCGGCACGCCCATCACCATGGTGACGGCGAGCAGCACACCGGCGGTGCCGGCCGAGACACCGGCGTCCCGGAAGATCTGCGGCATCCAGCCCATCGTGATGTAGGCGGCCGTGGCCTGGAGGCCGAAGAAGACGGCGAGCGACCAGGCGGTGCGGCTGCGGGTGATGCGCAGCGGGGCCTGCTGTTCCGCGGGCTCGGGCGCCGTCTCCTCCGTCTGGGCGCCGGCCGGGCCGCGGTCGCGGATCAGCGGCAGCCAGGGCAGGACGGCGGCGGCGGCGATGGTCGCCCACACCACGAGGCCGGACTTCCAGTTGCCGCCCATGGCGTCGGTGAGCGGGACGGTCAGCGCGGCGGCGAGGGAGGTACCGGCGGCGAGGGCCATCGAGTACAGGCCGGTCATGGAACCGACCCGGTCGGGGAACCAGCGCTTGACGATGACCGGCATCAGGACGTTGCTGACGGCGATGCCCATCAGGGCGAGCGCGCTGGCGGCCAGGAATCCGGCCGTGTTGCCGACGTACGGCCGTATGACGAGGCCGACGGCGATGGCGGCCATGCCGGCGCACACCACGGCGGCCGGCCCGAAGCGGCGGGCCAGACGGGGTGCCATCACACCGAAGACGGCGAAGCACAGCGGGGGCACGGATGTGAGCAGTCCGGCCACGCTGCCGCTCATGCCGAGCCCGTCGCGGACCTCTTCGAGGAGGGCGCCGAGGCTGGTGATGGCCGGCCGGAGGTTCAGGGCGGCCAGCATGATGCCCACGACGACCAGCCGGGTGGCCCACGCGCGCGTGCGGCCCGCGCCGGGGGTCGTCTCTGGGGTGTTCGTCGC
This sequence is a window from Streptomyces rubradiris. Protein-coding genes within it:
- a CDS encoding FHA domain-containing protein, giving the protein MPELVLESNGRTWTLDPSRPYTLGRDPQGDIVFDDARVSWRHATVSFNGHTWVIEDHGSTNGTYVHGQRVRYTEIAPGSSLHLGNATDGPRVNLSATAVPVGGPAQEPRPQPYAQPQAQAAAPYAPQSPAAPDWSQQAMPQQAPAHQAPAHQAVPQQAPAHQQAMPQQAMPQQGAPHQAPHAGWQQAGPAGQYAQQTPGGDAGAPPVYGDRSPTTFHQFALGRVMRIGRALENDLVVSDLQVSRHHAEFHATPDGRFEIRDLGSHNGTYVNGQPIPKGGSVQLGPADIVGVGHSTFRIVGDRLEEFVDTGEVSFSARHLTVTVDGGKQILKDVSFGVPEKSLIAVIGPSGSGKSTLLKALTGYRPANQGEVLYDNRNLYKQFAELRQRIGLVPQDDILHRELTVKKALKYAAKLRFPADTTARERDARIDEVLRELKLDIHKDKKVTSLSGGQRKRVSVALELLTKPSLIFLDEPTSGLDPGMDRDVMQLLRGLADDGRTVLVVTHSVAELALCDKLLVMAPGGAVAYFGPPEEALNFFGYDSWADVFSAFENYRDYDWAGRWKGSQHYQMYAAEIDAVAPQTGPVPVPQALRPPKPQSWGSQLMTLVRRYVAVIASDKGFLALTVLLPAVIGAVSLLIQPDRGLLPNPVNPKTHLPAPNGTATTVLLILAVGACFAGAANSVRELIKERVIYERERATGLSRSAYLMSKVVVLGAVTMFQGLLVGLIGFTSREIPGEGLVLGGSTLVELCLPIMALGFTSMMVGLVISSLVKTAEKTMPLLVMFAIVQVVFTGCLFTLHGTLGVNEFSYLMPSRWAVAAAGTTLDFNAIAPNTDDPGSTDPLWDHAASAWGLDMLVLLALGAVCGFFVSRFLRRHEPEVMRK
- the serB gene encoding phosphoserine phosphatase SerB, which produces MSASQTSASQTSEVPTLLVKIFGKDQPGITAGLFDTLAAYLVDVVDIEQVVTRGRLVLCVLVTQPPAGLEGDLRATVHSWAESMKMQAEIISGHGDNRPRGLGRSLVTVLGHPLTAESTAAIAGRIAKAGGNIDRIFRLAKYPVTAVEFAVSGVETEPLRTALASDAAALGVDIAVVSAGLHRRAQRLVVMDVDSTLIQDEVIELFAAHAGCEDEVAEVTAAAMRGELDFEQSLHARVALLKGLDASVVEKVRGQVRLTPGARTLIRTLKRLGYQVGVVSGGFTQVTDDLKERLGLDFAQANTLEIIDGKLTGRVVGEIVDRAGKARLLRRFAAEAGVPLSQTVAIGDGANDLDMLNAAGLGVAFNAKPVVREAAHTAVNFPFLDTVLYLLGITREEVEAADTHDEG
- a CDS encoding SixA phosphatase family protein; the encoded protein is MSVAEPRRIVLFRHAKADWPQVPDHERPLAERGRMDAPVAGRKLADTGITFDLALCSTAIRTRETWKLAVQELPHRPKTVYEERIYEASPGELIAVLNELPDEVRNVILIGHNPGVHGLADILAGSAEGDARARMNRRGFPAAGFALLSYDGHWKGVEPGVATLTDYWAPSE
- a CDS encoding SGM_5486 family transporter-associated protein, which encodes MQPVLDPNPQNGQKKMLLVFGSFLAIFVIIAVVAIIASP
- a CDS encoding CynX/NimT family MFS transporter, with translation MASEEIRTVDTRTAMTPTQRGAAAATNTPETTPGAGRTRAWATRLVVVGIMLAALNLRPAITSLGALLEEVRDGLGMSGSVAGLLTSVPPLCFAVFGVMAPRLARRFGPAAVVCAGMAAIAVGLVIRPYVGNTAGFLAASALALMGIAVSNVLMPVIVKRWFPDRVGSMTGLYSMALAAGTSLAAALTVPLTDAMGGNWKSGLVVWATIAAAAVLPWLPLIRDRGPAGAQTEETAPEPAEQQAPLRITRSRTAWSLAVFFGLQATAAYITMGWMPQIFRDAGVSAGTAGVLLAVTMVMGVPLAFIIPRVATRLPHQGPIVLVLGVCGLAGYAGLYLAPSGGAWAWALLLGVSNCAFPLALTMVGMRARSGPGVAQLSAFAQSTGYLISIPGPLLVGVLYQQSGGWGLPIALMAALMVPQMVVGFIAGRDRTVEDEATN